In a single window of the Terriglobus roseus genome:
- a CDS encoding zinc dependent phospholipase C family protein, whose product MPPERFPQIKRALTAAALLACMALPQPAHAYSVMTHEEVVDMAWLQHMVPLLRARYPSLTDDQIREAHAFAYGGCILQDLGYYPKGSAFFSDLTHYVRSGDFVQALLNDATTPDEFAFAMGALAHYTSDETGHPYVNQVTAQEFPKLEHRYGPIVTYEESPSHHLRTEFGFDVVGVSRGKYAQIDYRNFIGFEVAKPLLERAFEETYGLKLTDVIHDEDASIGAARWAVHSLIPKITRVALLTYHDNIEHANPGFDRSKFQYRMSRTEYEKSWGKKYNKPGFGSHLMAILITILPKVGPLKALKLKLPDADQQTLYIKSVNETVDRLDARLDKMRSVITAVPVPVVAQSNGKSPDAGTATADKATETAANARGEAKEGGAIVATSVAVAAADPAPAEPVQSAKADSGDAAQHPATPAVQAAATAAQAGVDPAQAGAAIAQPLGDVPLTLTSIDLDTGKTTAPGEYGLADKTYAELLEKVAVLPSIPADALLRKDLLLYFGADQAAKNSLSKNPKDWAKVQNALAQMKAAPAAPPVTQTTGD is encoded by the coding sequence ATGCCTCCAGAACGCTTTCCACAGATCAAACGCGCCCTCACCGCCGCCGCCCTCCTGGCCTGCATGGCGCTGCCACAGCCAGCGCACGCCTACTCCGTCATGACGCATGAGGAAGTCGTGGACATGGCGTGGCTGCAGCACATGGTGCCGCTGCTGCGTGCGCGATATCCCTCGCTGACGGACGACCAGATCCGGGAAGCGCACGCGTTTGCCTACGGCGGCTGCATTCTCCAGGACCTTGGCTACTATCCGAAGGGCAGCGCCTTTTTCAGCGATCTGACGCACTACGTCCGTAGCGGCGACTTTGTGCAGGCCCTGCTGAACGACGCCACCACGCCGGACGAGTTCGCCTTCGCCATGGGTGCCCTGGCGCACTACACCAGCGACGAAACCGGCCATCCCTACGTCAACCAGGTCACCGCGCAGGAGTTTCCAAAGCTGGAACACCGCTATGGGCCTATCGTCACCTATGAGGAAAGCCCAAGCCACCACCTGCGCACCGAGTTCGGCTTCGACGTCGTCGGCGTCTCGCGCGGCAAATACGCGCAGATCGACTACCGCAACTTCATCGGTTTCGAGGTTGCAAAACCGTTGCTGGAACGGGCCTTTGAAGAGACCTACGGTCTGAAACTTACAGACGTTATCCACGATGAGGACGCATCCATCGGCGCTGCTCGCTGGGCCGTACACTCGCTCATCCCGAAGATCACACGGGTCGCCCTGCTGACCTATCACGACAACATTGAGCACGCGAACCCGGGCTTCGACCGCAGCAAATTCCAGTACCGTATGAGCCGCACAGAGTACGAAAAGAGCTGGGGCAAGAAATACAACAAGCCGGGCTTCGGATCGCACCTGATGGCCATTCTGATCACGATTCTGCCGAAGGTCGGACCGCTCAAGGCATTGAAGCTCAAGCTGCCCGATGCCGATCAGCAGACGCTCTACATCAAGAGCGTGAATGAGACGGTCGACCGGCTGGATGCTCGTCTGGACAAGATGCGCAGCGTCATCACCGCCGTTCCGGTCCCGGTCGTGGCACAGAGCAATGGCAAGTCTCCCGATGCCGGCACAGCAACCGCGGATAAGGCGACCGAAACCGCTGCGAACGCCAGGGGCGAAGCGAAGGAGGGAGGCGCGATCGTGGCGACAAGCGTCGCTGTAGCCGCTGCCGACCCCGCACCCGCCGAGCCCGTGCAGTCCGCAAAGGCGGACAGCGGCGATGCCGCCCAACATCCCGCGACACCCGCAGTGCAGGCAGCGGCAACCGCCGCGCAGGCTGGCGTCGATCCAGCGCAGGCCGGCGCTGCCATCGCGCAGCCATTGGGCGATGTACCGCTGACCCTCACCTCAATCGACCTTGACACCGGCAAGACCACAGCACCGGGCGAGTACGGACTTGCCGACAAGACCTACGCGGAACTGCTGGAGAAGGTAGCCGTGTTGCCCTCGATCCCGGCAGATGCCCTGCTCCGCAAGGATCTGCTGCTGTACTTCGGCGCGGACCAGGCGGCGAAGAACTCCTTGAGCAAAAACCCGAAGGACTGGGCGAAGGTCCAGAACGCGCTCGCGCAGATGAAAGCGGCGCCGGCAGCACCTCCGGTAACGCAAACAACCGGGGACTGA
- a CDS encoding alpha/beta hydrolase-fold protein, with translation MMTSFAAIALLLTSTAALAQRTVEVTLPSKTLHGHLIVIFSKDDKSEPRMQMDEQYQSAQGFGVDVGLDGAASAATVNIDAKTFGYPLRSLPEIPAGDYFVQGVFNVYEEFHLGNGKTVWLPPDKGEGQHWNRKPGNPYNKPVKVHFDPKSSAPIKLTLDAFLPEMKGTPQDPEVIAANPATSRWLKYMRFKSEKLSRFWGRDTYLGAWVLLPDGFDEHPNAKYPLVVWQDHFSYGMKPTFTAAPPTGDAVPRLVSGYRFFQDWTTGRLPRVIMLYVQNQNPYYDDSYVVDSANVGPYGSAVNEELIPAVEAQFRGIGAGWARATAGGSTGGWEALATQIFYPDNYNGAYGACPDPVDFHAYQNIDLYNDTNAFVRHGDFGSVPIAADRKPDGSILANTGDEFAFEQVLGTHGRSTEQWMIWQAVFSPQGADGYPAPVLDPITGVIDKKVVQYWQDHYDLAAILQRDWPTLGPKLEGKLHVAVGDGDTYFLNNAVHLLQTQLDSTRNPHSDATFQYGPGMPHCYVGGPSEYTMQQNSANWAQRLLPMMTEHMIKTAPAGADVKSWVY, from the coding sequence ATGATGACCTCCTTTGCTGCCATCGCACTTCTGCTCACTTCCACGGCGGCGCTTGCACAGCGCACGGTGGAGGTAACGCTGCCCTCGAAGACGCTGCACGGTCACCTGATCGTGATCTTCAGCAAGGACGACAAGTCTGAACCGCGCATGCAGATGGACGAGCAGTATCAGTCGGCGCAGGGCTTCGGCGTGGACGTGGGACTGGATGGAGCGGCCTCCGCTGCCACTGTGAACATCGATGCGAAGACCTTTGGCTATCCGCTGCGCTCGCTCCCTGAGATTCCGGCAGGAGACTATTTTGTGCAGGGCGTCTTCAATGTCTACGAAGAGTTCCATCTTGGAAACGGCAAGACCGTCTGGCTCCCACCCGATAAGGGCGAGGGCCAGCACTGGAATCGCAAGCCGGGCAATCCGTACAACAAGCCGGTGAAGGTTCACTTCGATCCGAAGTCGAGTGCGCCGATCAAACTGACACTGGACGCCTTTCTGCCGGAGATGAAGGGCACACCGCAGGATCCTGAGGTCATTGCAGCGAACCCTGCAACGTCGAGGTGGCTGAAATACATGCGCTTCAAGAGTGAGAAGCTCAGCAGGTTCTGGGGCCGTGACACGTACCTGGGCGCGTGGGTGCTGCTGCCGGACGGCTTTGACGAGCACCCAAACGCGAAGTATCCGCTGGTGGTTTGGCAGGACCACTTCTCCTACGGCATGAAGCCGACGTTCACTGCCGCACCGCCGACGGGGGATGCCGTTCCGCGGCTTGTTTCGGGCTATCGCTTCTTCCAGGACTGGACGACCGGTCGCCTGCCACGAGTGATCATGCTGTACGTGCAGAACCAGAATCCGTATTACGACGACAGCTACGTCGTGGACTCGGCGAACGTTGGGCCGTATGGATCGGCGGTCAACGAGGAGCTGATTCCTGCGGTCGAGGCGCAGTTTCGCGGCATCGGCGCTGGCTGGGCGCGGGCTACCGCCGGTGGTAGTACAGGCGGATGGGAGGCGCTGGCGACGCAGATCTTCTACCCGGACAACTACAACGGTGCGTACGGCGCGTGTCCGGATCCGGTGGACTTTCACGCGTACCAGAACATCGATCTCTACAACGACACCAACGCCTTCGTGCGGCATGGCGACTTCGGCAGCGTGCCGATTGCAGCCGATCGCAAACCGGACGGGTCGATTCTCGCCAACACTGGCGATGAGTTCGCGTTCGAGCAGGTGCTGGGAACCCACGGCCGCTCGACCGAGCAGTGGATGATCTGGCAGGCGGTGTTCTCGCCGCAGGGTGCGGATGGCTACCCCGCGCCGGTGCTGGACCCGATCACCGGCGTCATCGATAAGAAGGTGGTGCAGTACTGGCAAGACCACTACGACCTGGCCGCGATCCTGCAGCGCGACTGGCCGACGCTGGGACCAAAGCTTGAGGGCAAGCTGCACGTTGCTGTCGGCGATGGCGATACGTACTTCCTGAACAACGCGGTGCACCTGTTGCAGACGCAGCTCGACAGCACACGCAATCCGCACAGCGACGCCACCTTCCAGTACGGTCCGGGCATGCCGCACTGCTACGTGGGCGGCCCGAGCGAGTACACCATGCAGCAGAACAGCGCGAACTGGGCACAACGTCTGCTGCCGATGATGACCGAGCACATGATCAAAACCGCTCCGGCCGGAGCGGATGTGAAGAGCTGGGTGTACTGA
- a CDS encoding TolC family protein, giving the protein MRTKIQFIPGVAALLLSPAFAGAQVTPPAQPVAPPPTPAITTARTASKQPPIGDAMNLPEAPAPQTASAAVIDQLKSAAPRDLGHGVQTPTATAQPLLLSLDDAVRLGLEHNLTISVDLQNQRQITGLQLTAFNALIPSLTASAQSSTQELNLAAMGFKPSSLVGLLPAGVTFSTIVKVSTTSARLSLSQQLFNLPAFEVYRAAKAQADVAKWNILLDRGDIVQQVASQYLRVLADTASITNAQSQVASDTELERQSQARKDAGTGTNLDLLRARVERQTREQELIADVATFEKDKIQLNRLMGIAADQPLQLTDAVPYHELEALPLDVAKQVAFKRRKDLLSLQAQLRSTELQRRAIAYERLPVVKVNGFYGVLGQTTGLYHGVFSAQGGIDFPIFQEARIRGDREVADSQLSKLRNQLSGLRGDIEQQIQSAMLDMNTSNELVRDATSNVNLAAEALDETRDRYRAGIDDNLPVVRAQATLANAQAQLVSALFQFNNAKLQLARNTGVVESQFDTYLGD; this is encoded by the coding sequence ATGAGAACGAAGATCCAATTCATCCCGGGTGTTGCTGCGCTCCTCTTATCGCCTGCTTTTGCAGGCGCCCAGGTCACGCCGCCTGCACAGCCTGTTGCGCCGCCGCCCACACCGGCCATCACGACTGCTCGCACTGCAAGCAAGCAGCCACCGATCGGTGATGCCATGAATCTGCCGGAGGCGCCCGCGCCGCAGACGGCGTCCGCTGCGGTCATCGATCAGTTGAAGTCCGCCGCGCCGCGTGACCTGGGACACGGTGTGCAGACGCCGACCGCAACGGCACAGCCGCTGTTGCTGTCGCTGGACGACGCGGTTCGCCTCGGGCTGGAACACAACCTCACGATCTCGGTTGATCTCCAGAACCAGCGCCAGATTACCGGCCTGCAGTTGACCGCGTTCAATGCGCTGATTCCGTCGCTCACAGCCAGTGCCCAGAGCAGTACCCAGGAGCTGAACCTGGCTGCCATGGGGTTCAAGCCATCGTCGCTGGTTGGCCTGCTGCCTGCAGGCGTGACGTTCAGCACGATCGTCAAAGTCAGCACGACTTCTGCAAGACTGAGCCTTAGCCAGCAGCTGTTCAACCTGCCGGCGTTTGAGGTTTATCGCGCCGCGAAGGCTCAGGCCGATGTTGCGAAGTGGAACATCCTGCTTGACCGTGGCGATATCGTGCAGCAGGTTGCGAGTCAGTATCTTCGAGTGCTGGCGGATACCGCCTCAATCACGAATGCGCAGTCGCAGGTTGCCAGCGATACCGAGCTGGAGCGTCAGTCCCAGGCTCGCAAGGATGCTGGTACCGGCACCAACCTGGACCTGTTGCGTGCCCGCGTGGAACGGCAGACGCGCGAGCAGGAGCTGATTGCAGATGTTGCGACCTTCGAGAAAGACAAGATCCAGCTCAATCGTCTGATGGGCATCGCGGCAGACCAGCCGCTGCAGTTGACTGATGCCGTGCCGTACCACGAGCTGGAAGCTCTGCCGCTGGATGTTGCGAAGCAGGTTGCCTTCAAGCGTCGCAAGGACCTGTTGAGTCTGCAGGCTCAGCTTCGTTCGACGGAGCTGCAGCGTCGCGCGATTGCGTATGAACGCCTGCCCGTCGTAAAGGTGAATGGCTTCTACGGGGTATTGGGCCAGACAACGGGTCTGTATCACGGCGTCTTCAGTGCGCAGGGCGGTATCGATTTCCCCATCTTCCAGGAAGCCCGTATCCGCGGCGATCGCGAAGTAGCGGATTCGCAGCTCTCGAAGCTGCGGAACCAGCTCAGCGGCCTGCGCGGCGACATTGAGCAGCAGATCCAGTCGGCCATGCTGGACATGAACACTTCGAACGAGCTCGTTCGCGATGCCACCAGTAACGTGAACCTTGCCGCGGAAGCGCTGGATGAGACTCGCGACCGGTACCGCGCGGGCATTGATGACAATCTGCCTGTCGTTCGCGCACAGGCCACCCTGGCCAACGCGCAGGCACAGCTTGTGTCCGCCCTCTTCCAGTTCAACAATGCCAAGCTGCAGCTGGCACGCAACACCGGTGTGGTTGAGTCGCAGTTTGATACGTATCTTGGCGACTAA
- a CDS encoding radical SAM protein has product MSTAVVTKPAFEFKPGHRPMPLRRRIKLAMLRLRELRGIASAVLSTGHPYMAQIVPMRRCNLACTYCNEYDDHSDPTPLDEMLRRIDDLGRLGTSVITISGGEPLMHPDLDEIIKRIRKTGALAGMITNGYYLNKERIERLNRAGLDHMQISIDNVMPDAVSKKSLKVLDQRLLWLAEFADFHVNINSVVGGGVANPQDAFTVSTRALELGFSSTIGIIHDGSGQLKPLGGEERTVWERVRKLTRRSYSRFNHFQEAIANGEPNDWRCRAGGRYLYVCENGLVHYCSQQRGYPATPLSEYTTADVKREFLTEKGCAPNCTISCVHQVSYIDHWRAPQSNSVTPPTAHSGHGELVQIQ; this is encoded by the coding sequence ATGTCGACTGCAGTTGTTACCAAACCGGCGTTTGAGTTCAAGCCGGGCCACCGGCCCATGCCGCTGCGCCGCCGCATCAAGCTGGCGATGCTTCGCCTGCGCGAGCTGCGCGGGATTGCCTCTGCCGTGCTGTCGACGGGCCACCCTTACATGGCGCAGATCGTACCGATGCGCCGCTGCAACCTGGCCTGTACCTACTGCAACGAGTACGACGACCACAGCGATCCCACGCCGCTGGACGAGATGCTGCGCCGCATCGACGACCTGGGTCGCCTGGGCACGTCGGTCATCACCATCTCGGGTGGCGAGCCGCTGATGCACCCTGATCTCGACGAGATCATCAAGCGCATTCGCAAGACCGGCGCGCTGGCCGGCATGATTACGAACGGCTACTACCTGAATAAGGAACGGATCGAGCGCCTGAACAGGGCCGGTCTGGATCATATGCAGATCTCCATCGACAACGTGATGCCGGATGCCGTGTCGAAGAAGAGCCTGAAAGTGCTGGACCAGCGCCTGCTCTGGCTGGCCGAGTTCGCGGACTTTCACGTGAATATCAACTCTGTCGTGGGCGGCGGTGTGGCCAACCCGCAGGATGCATTTACGGTCTCGACGCGCGCACTGGAACTTGGCTTCTCGTCGACCATCGGCATCATTCACGATGGCAGCGGCCAGTTGAAGCCGCTGGGCGGGGAAGAGCGCACGGTCTGGGAGCGCGTCCGCAAGCTGACGCGCCGCAGCTATTCGCGCTTCAATCACTTCCAGGAAGCCATCGCAAACGGCGAGCCGAACGACTGGCGCTGCCGCGCTGGCGGTCGTTACCTGTATGTCTGCGAGAACGGCCTGGTGCATTACTGTTCGCAGCAGCGTGGCTACCCTGCGACGCCGCTGTCGGAGTACACCACCGCGGACGTGAAGCGTGAGTTCCTGACGGAGAAGGGCTGTGCGCCCAACTGCACTATCTCCTGCGTCCACCAGGTCAGCTACATCGACCACTGGCGCGCGCCGCAGAGCAACTCGGTGACGCCGCCGACGGCGCACAGCGGTCATGGGGAACTGGTTCAGATTCAGTAG
- a CDS encoding DsbA family protein has protein sequence MAKHTLFGRTMMAATLLAAGLVLGTSAHAQFAGTPDPATFRDTSMLKPPAGQKVAIVEFVDLECPACRAAHPIVQKAAAQYHVPIVRYDFPLQMHIWSKDAAVFARYLQDKVNPGIADQYRTDVFQQQPAINSKDDWNGYTRRWMQQHGQNMPFVADPSGEELRKVMADYHLGERLNVTRTPTIIVVTNNKWQIVSGSESGSNDVNRIFSILEGALKQAGGAPALTKTATAAHK, from the coding sequence ATGGCGAAGCACACTCTCTTTGGCCGGACGATGATGGCCGCAACTCTGCTGGCTGCGGGCCTTGTCCTTGGAACGAGTGCCCATGCGCAGTTTGCCGGCACACCCGATCCCGCCACCTTCCGCGACACCTCCATGCTGAAGCCGCCAGCCGGACAGAAGGTCGCCATCGTGGAGTTTGTCGACCTGGAATGCCCCGCCTGCCGCGCTGCGCACCCCATCGTGCAGAAGGCCGCCGCCCAGTATCACGTGCCCATCGTCCGTTATGACTTCCCGCTGCAGATGCACATCTGGAGCAAGGACGCTGCAGTCTTCGCGCGTTACCTGCAGGACAAGGTGAACCCCGGCATCGCCGACCAGTACCGTACCGATGTCTTCCAGCAGCAGCCCGCCATCAACAGCAAGGACGACTGGAACGGCTACACCCGCCGCTGGATGCAGCAGCACGGCCAGAACATGCCCTTCGTCGCAGACCCCTCCGGCGAAGAGCTGCGTAAGGTCATGGCCGACTACCACTTGGGCGAACGCCTCAACGTCACCCGCACGCCAACCATCATCGTGGTGACCAACAACAAGTGGCAGATCGTCTCCGGCAGCGAGTCGGGATCGAACGACGTCAACCGTATCTTCTCCATCCTGGAAGGTGCGTTGAAGCAGGCCGGCGGCGCGCCCGCGCTGACAAAGACTGCGACCGCAGCACACAAATAA